The sequence below is a genomic window from Lolium perenne isolate Kyuss_39 chromosome 7, Kyuss_2.0, whole genome shotgun sequence.
CAGAATAAAATGGCACCACATCATAAAATCATGTTCAAGAAAATAGAGCATACAGTTCTTCCACAACGACGAAAGGAAACAAGGTGCAACAGAATAGAACACACAAAGATGCCAATCAGATCAGTGGACCTTTAAGCAGAATCATAAATTGCACAAACAACATTGACATCGAGTAGTTCGTTATCCGAGAAAATACTCACATTTTCTTTTGTAGATAATAAATTATGGAAACAAACTGAGGGATCAAATTCTCCAGAAATATACCTGGGGTAACTAATAGATATTAGTACATTCTTGGCAATGAATTTGAGCAGCAGTCACACTTTGCATCCTCTGTTCCCTTTCTTAACTTGCAAGATATATGTCGAACAGGAACCGCTGGTGTGTGGCGCATATCAGCTCTTAATGAGGCAGGAGGCTGGAAGGACCGAACCACCGTTGAAGACATGGATCTGGCAGTCAGAGCAAGCCTCAAAGGATGGAAGTTTGTGTACCTTGGTGATCTCATGGTAAATATGCACCAGTAGCCTAACAATTCGTGCAACATCAAGTGCACCACTTAGCACTGCTTGTATGTTACGCGGTTGTTAAGATCCAAAATCAATGCAAGAGCCAAGTGCTGAACTTATAGATGCTACTTTCAGGTAAAAAGTGAGCTCCCAAGTACGTTCAAAGCATTTCGGTACCAGCAACATAGATGGTCGTGTGGGCCGGCAAATCTGTTCAGGAAAATGTTCATGGAGATTGTCAGAAATAAGGTCATTTGCACAAAGCCATATTTTAAAATTCCGGTTGCAGATAGAATATGTTGCTAACAAGCTATTGATATTGATGCAGAGAGTGACGCTTCGGAAGAGAATCTATGTCATCTACAACTTCTTTTTCGTGCGCAAGATCATCGGCCACATTTTGACCTCTGTGTTTTACTGCTTTGTTATCCCAGCCACAGTCTTTGTTCCTGAGATTGAGATACCAATGTGGGGTTACGTCTATGTTCCAACCATTATCACCCTTCTCAATGCTGTTGGGACTCCAAGGTGAAAATCCTCTGAACATCCATGCAGTTTGTTTAAAAACGAAAATAAATTTTCTGACATCTGGGATAGCAACAAGACATATTAACACGAGATATCATCAATTAATGCAGGTCTGTTCACTTGGTTATCTTTTGGGTCCTGTTTGAGAATGTCATGTCAATTCATAGAACAAAGGCGACCTTCATTGGTCTACTGGAGGCAGGTAGGGTGAACGAGTGGGTGGTGACAGAGAAGCTTGGTGACATTATGAAGATGAAACAACAAAGCAAAGCTTCCAGGAAGCTACGGACAAAgataagagagatacgagaaaggTACATTATCATAATTTTGTTATCCCTTTGTATTTCTCAACTATCGTACCTAAACATCGATATGGAATCAGGTTGCATCTTTTGGAGCTTGGTGTTGCAGCCTATATCTTCTCTTGTGGATGCTACGATATTTTGTTTGGGAAAGGATATTACTATATATTTCTTTTCATGCAATCCACCGCTTTCTTCGTCGTCGGAGTGGGATATGTCGGGACACTCGTCCCGCACTGATTATGAATTTCCAATTCATGGTATGACAGCCAGATGAAAATAAGAACAAGCAGCCTTCTCTTGAGTGTAATGTTGTCAGAAAAGATTCAGTGTAACAGCACCGGAAGACAAGACTTAGATATGCAAGTGTATTTTAGCTGCTAGGAATGTGTTGTGACGTACTCAAGATAGTTGATGATCAAGTAGACTGTTTAGTAGCAACATAGGAAATTGCTGAAGTTTCATCGGTTGTccaacagaaaaacaaaaacggGTTTGTTCATTAACTCTTAGCAGGCAAGGTTTTGCtgtgagaagaggaagaaataaaGTGTCTGATGCCTCAACTGGGAACATCTAGGATAGATACAAATGATGTACCTGTTACCAGTTTATCTTCAGTTATTTCATTTACCCTAAATTTTTATCTCTGCTGGCAATGTTAAGTGCAATAAACAAATGCATATGGTAAATGTAACTTCAAGCAACTGTGGGTTACAAACATTGTTAGTATAGTACAAGCTGACCTGTATTTGTTGCTTCCGGAGATCAACTGTTCTATCTCTTGTCCGAGTTCACTGGACGAATGGCTGTTTCATTTAGAAGAAACTCCCGCTTCAGCATTCAGATAGTACTGCCTCTCAGTTCATGGATACAGCTGAATTGCTCACAAACGACAAGGCCTGCGGGCGACTCAACAAATCACAATGATTTATTCACATCTCTGACCAGTTGCGATGGCTGATGCCGTCCATAGGTCGCATGGAATGCTCCGTGATTGTACGGGCCAATGCATTGCAGGCCTCATATATAGCGGAGCACTCGTCGTGGTATGTGTCTCTGGACAGGAAGAAGTGCTTCTTCCCGTGGACTTCCATGGCGCTCCAAGCAGGGTCCTTCCTAATGCCGAGCGACTTCATGGCCTCATGCATACCGGCCACGCTGTCCCACATATCGCAGGCTGCGTACGTGTTCGCCAGGACGACGTACTTGCCGGCGTTCCCCGGCTGCAGCCGGAAGAAGCGCTGCGCCACGAGCTCGACCAGCTTCAAGTCACCGCCGTGCTTCCTGCAGGCACCCAGCAGTGCGCCCCAGACCACCGAGTGCTCCTGGCTGTCCGGCAGGTTCTTGACGAGCTCGTAGGCGTCGCGGAGCCTGCCAACCCTGGCGAGCATGTCAACCACCGCCGCGTAGTGCTCGGCCTTCGGGGTGAGGCCGTAGTCCGACGGCATGGAAGAGAAGTGCCTGAGCCCCTCGTCAACGAGGCCACCGTGCGCGCATGCGGAGAGCACGGCGAGGAACGTCACGTCGTTCGGCCGGAACCCGTCCCGCGTCATCTGCTGGAACAGCGCCAGCGCCTCGCGCACATGCCCGTGCTGGCCATGCCCGGAGATGACGGCGGTCCACATGGTGACGTTCCTCTCGGGCGCGGCCGCGAACACCCGGCGCGCGTCCTCGGCGCTGCTGCACTTGAGGTACATGTCGACGAGCGCGCTGTTGGCGAATACATTCCCGGCGACGATGTCCCCAGACTTGGCCATGACGCCGTGCACGCGCCGGCCGTGCTCCAGCGCGGCCAGCCTGGCGCACGCGCAGAGCACGGACGCGAACGTGAACTGGTCCGGCCGCAGCCCCTCCGCCCGCATCGCGCCGAACATCTCCACCGCCTGCGCCTCCAAGCGGGCGCGGGTGCACCCTGATATCAGCGCGTTCCATGCCACGACGCCCCTGGTCGGCATTCCGTCGAACAGGCTCCGGGCGACGCCGAGCTCCCCGATCTTGGCGTAGAAGATGAGCAGCTTGGTGGCGATGTAGTCGCCGCACCTGTACCCGGTGGCGACCATGCGCGCGTGGATCCTCTTGCCGACCCTCGCGTCCTTCCGGTTCACGCATTCCTGGAGAAGGAGCGCGTAGGCGCCTGGGACGGGGCGCACGGCGCTCCGGTGGAGGAGACTCACGGCCTCACATAGCTCTCCCGCGATGCAGAGAGATCTCAGCTTTCGTGCTAGGCTAATCGAGTCCATGGCCAACGGAAACCAACCACAGCGAGCTACTGTATTTTTGTAGCAGAGCCTTTTGACTCTCTCAGCCACTCTAATGGCGTCTTTGTGCTACTTACAAGGGGAAGAAGGGAAGAACACACTGGATAGATAGGCTACATACATATACATCAAAAACTCATACAGATCTAGCATATACAGCTGAAaatttctctctttttttctctagcttttctttttcttctataTATTCTTCAGAGATCATCAGATTCATCATCAGACATAGTATATCATGCCGACCTCGAGGGTGGAGGCATGGGGGACGGTGACGGCGTAGGTCGGGCCCCGGCTGTTGCGCCGCAGGAAGTCGTAGCCGAAGTTGATGACGAACCGCCGGAAGAAGCTGGACCCGCTCTTGGCCTTGACGTAGCAGTGGCCCAGGATGAAGGCCATGCCGGCCTCCCGCGCGTCCGTCAGCTCCCGcagctcctcctccacgccggcgTTCGGCCGCGGGGTCGACGCCGGCAGCACgaacctcaccctcttcctcacgCCCGTCTCCCCACCGGCGCCGGCGCGGGATGGCCCCACCGCCGTGCTCTCCGCCGCGCCGACGCCGTCCTCCTCCAGCATGCGCATGCTGCCGGAGGCGACCACCGACATCCGCTCCTCGTCCTTCTCGTCCAGCGCCGCGCCGTTGGCCTTGGGGTTGGAggcgcccccgccgccgccgccggagcggaTGAACTCCGCCACGCTGCACACGAGGTCCTTCTCGAACTCCTGGTCGTCCATCTGCACGTCGTGGTACCCGTAACGGACGATGCACCGGTAGATCCTGTACTCCTTGGGACCGATCCTCCCGACCAGGAACCGCTCCTCCGGCGAGACGTGAGGTATCGGCACGTTCTTGATGCACATGAAGATCAACACCTGCTCATCACCACCATTAGAAATTGGTGTCAACACACTTCTGAATGGCTGAACAAGGCTATCC
It includes:
- the LOC127312724 gene encoding pentatricopeptide repeat-containing protein At4g16470 codes for the protein MDSISLARKLRSLCIAGELCEAVSLLHRSAVRPVPGAYALLLQECVNRKDARVGKRIHARMVATGYRCGDYIATKLLIFYAKIGELGVARSLFDGMPTRGVVAWNALISGCTRARLEAQAVEMFGAMRAEGLRPDQFTFASVLCACARLAALEHGRRVHGVMAKSGDIVAGNVFANSALVDMYLKCSSAEDARRVFAAAPERNVTMWTAVISGHGQHGHVREALALFQQMTRDGFRPNDVTFLAVLSACAHGGLVDEGLRHFSSMPSDYGLTPKAEHYAAVVDMLARVGRLRDAYELVKNLPDSQEHSVVWGALLGACRKHGGDLKLVELVAQRFFRLQPGNAGKYVVLANTYAACDMWDSVAGMHEAMKSLGIRKDPAWSAMEVHGKKHFFLSRDTYHDECSAIYEACNALARTITEHSMRPMDGISHRNCHSSSELGQEIEQLISGSNKYRFAGPHDHLCCWYRNALNVLGSSLFT